A genome region from Planctomycetaceae bacterium includes the following:
- a CDS encoding 4a-hydroxytetrahydrobiopterin dehydratase, translating into MDQNQNAMCSLADRECVPCKGGTPPLQGEEIEQFQEQLGGGWEVVDSRCLSKAWKFKNFRQALDFTNRVGELAEQTGHHPDIRLGWGKVAVELTTHKIGGLSVADFVMAAKIDAL; encoded by the coding sequence ATGGACCAGAATCAAAACGCAATGTGCTCGCTGGCCGATCGTGAATGCGTCCCTTGCAAGGGCGGCACGCCGCCGCTGCAGGGAGAAGAGATCGAGCAGTTTCAGGAGCAGCTCGGCGGCGGCTGGGAGGTCGTCGACAGTCGCTGTCTGTCGAAGGCCTGGAAGTTCAAGAACTTTCGACAGGCCCTGGATTTCACCAACCGCGTCGGCGAACTGGCCGAGCAGACCGGGCATCATCCTGACATCCGCCTGGGCTGGGGCAAGGTGGCGGTGGAGTTGACCACGCACAAGATCGGCGGGCTATCGGTGGCCGACTTCGTCATGGCCGCCAAGATCGACGCCCTGTAA